One Bacillota bacterium genomic region harbors:
- a CDS encoding 3-hydroxyacyl-CoA dehydrogenase family protein: MGVKEIFEGGESRSNKSPRGKVFKEILPERVAKGKLTAEQAAGAKERLHFTSQLSEAARNADFVIEAVVEKIKVKRNLFAELEKLCPPHAILASNSSYIVSSRFADATNRPEKVCNMHFFNPALVMKVVEVVKGPHTSEETAQITIDLCRAIDKSPVVLNKEIYGFVVNRILAAITREAFYLAEEGFASPQDIDIAVEGGLNHPMGPFRLLDLTGLDLAYYRRVERYQETGHPDDKPPKLLEEKFKAGEYGRKTGKGFYTY; encoded by the coding sequence TTGGGAGTTAAGGAGATTTTCGAAGGAGGTGAATCGCGGAGCAATAAGAGTCCCCGAGGTAAAGTGTTTAAAGAAATCTTACCGGAGCGGGTCGCCAAGGGCAAGCTGACCGCAGAACAAGCCGCCGGGGCCAAAGAACGTCTTCACTTTACCAGCCAGTTAAGTGAAGCGGCCAGGAATGCTGATTTCGTGATCGAGGCGGTGGTTGAGAAGATTAAGGTGAAGCGTAATCTTTTTGCTGAATTGGAGAAACTGTGTCCACCCCATGCAATCCTGGCTAGTAATAGTTCTTATATTGTCAGTTCGCGGTTCGCCGATGCGACCAACCGGCCGGAAAAGGTATGTAATATGCACTTTTTTAATCCAGCTCTGGTGATGAAAGTAGTTGAGGTGGTGAAAGGGCCGCACACTTCAGAGGAAACTGCGCAAATAACCATTGATCTTTGCCGGGCAATTGACAAGTCACCGGTCGTGCTAAATAAAGAGATCTATGGTTTTGTTGTCAACCGCATCTTAGCGGCGATTACCCGGGAAGCCTTTTATCTGGCCGAGGAAGGTTTCGCTTCTCCTCAGGATATTGACATAGCTGTGGAAGGTGGCTTAAACCACCCGATGGGGCCTTTCAGACTTCTTGATCTAACGGGGCTTGATTTGGCTTATTACCGTCGGGTGGAGCGTTACCAGGAAACCGGCCATCCGGATGATAAACCGCCAAAATTGCTGGAGGAGAAGTTCAAAGCAGGCGAGTATGGGCGAAAGACGGGTAAGGGATTTTATACCTATTAA